A window of the Synechococcus sp. JA-3-3Ab genome harbors these coding sequences:
- a CDS encoding Cof-type HAD-IIB family hydrolase — protein sequence MQTGAEAQVQQRKKEAGSWRDIRLLVLDIDGTIAGPSNQVSEPVRQAIQKAKAAGVRVAIATGRMHRSAERFHYAIGADMPLCSYQGALIRDPDSQKTLKHWSLDWSLAEELLQVLQDQPVGVHLYIDDQLYLRELSPLSQAYAERSQVPFQMLSPAQHGKSPTKILAVSEDTEFLQQLQGSLRQRYSPEQIYLTRSEPIFLEATHAAVNKGNAVRFLAEELLGVSADQVMAIGDGDNDIEMLQYAGIGVAMGNASPALLPHADWVAPPVTEDGVAVAIETFILG from the coding sequence ATGCAAACCGGAGCAGAAGCTCAAGTCCAACAGCGAAAAAAGGAGGCAGGATCCTGGAGAGACATTCGGCTGTTGGTATTGGACATCGACGGCACGATTGCCGGGCCTTCCAACCAGGTTTCGGAGCCGGTGCGGCAGGCCATTCAAAAAGCCAAGGCGGCAGGCGTGCGGGTAGCCATTGCTACAGGTCGGATGCATCGCTCTGCTGAGCGGTTTCACTACGCCATTGGGGCCGATATGCCCCTCTGCAGCTATCAGGGGGCGCTCATTCGCGATCCCGACAGCCAAAAGACCTTGAAGCATTGGAGCCTGGACTGGTCGCTGGCGGAGGAGCTGCTGCAGGTGCTGCAGGATCAGCCGGTGGGGGTGCACCTCTACATCGACGATCAGCTCTATTTGCGGGAGCTCAGCCCCCTCAGCCAAGCCTATGCCGAGCGCTCCCAGGTGCCGTTCCAGATGCTCTCCCCCGCCCAACACGGGAAAAGCCCCACCAAGATCCTGGCTGTTTCGGAGGATACGGAGTTTCTGCAGCAACTCCAGGGATCCCTGCGGCAGCGGTATTCTCCTGAGCAGATCTACCTCACCCGCTCGGAGCCGATTTTTTTGGAGGCCACCCATGCGGCGGTGAACAAGGGCAATGCCGTTCGTTTTCTGGCGGAAGAGCTGCTGGGGGTGTCGGCGGATCAGGTGATGGCCATCGGCGATGGCGACAACGACATCGAGATGCTCCAGTATGCGGGGATCGGGGTAGCCATGGGGAACGCCTCGCCGGCTCTGCTGCCCCACGCTGATTGGGTTGCTCCCCCCGTCACCGAAGATGGGGTGGCGGTGGCCATTGAGACCTTTATCCTCGGCTAG
- a CDS encoding Hsp70 family protein, which yields MAPVPKATLAIDFGTSNTVVAVWDPVQEAPRLLSFPGLSRPGYSAIPSLVYVKGKGQLLVGETVRAGRWGAVEPQRLFQGFKRDLVAEFVPPPRILDGERYDAERVAQAFLQAVMEAVQQEYLQPQQVVFTAPVGSFERYLNWLRGVAGDPVQIVDEATAAALGYAVGQPGSVVLVVDFGGGTLDLSLVRTLAPQPGNPVLKAEVIAKADAYVGGVDIDIWIAEYLLGQLGLSRQQLGALSWMTLLEQAEQLKIALSAQPEAVGSWFDDETLTAYELRLNRQALEEILETHQLLDQIRQCLDEVLLSAQARGVGKSQIEQVLLVGGSSQLPAVQELLRSYFGKKKVRCERPFDAVALGALQMGRQVKLEDRLHHSYAIRLWDPWQKSYIYYPLFERGSPYPCRRSEPLILQVANDGQTEIRLDVGEVAQVAQAEVVYDELGRMSSRQLTRQTDFRSLGAEPACLARLQPPGRAGEDRLKVEFAVDASRRLLATIFDLQTQQLLVEAQPVATLS from the coding sequence ATGGCACCTGTCCCCAAAGCAACGCTGGCTATCGATTTCGGCACCAGCAATACTGTGGTGGCAGTTTGGGATCCCGTCCAAGAAGCGCCCCGCCTGCTCAGCTTTCCCGGCCTTTCCCGCCCGGGCTACTCGGCCATTCCCAGCCTGGTCTATGTCAAGGGAAAAGGCCAGCTCTTGGTGGGGGAAACGGTGCGGGCCGGGCGTTGGGGGGCAGTGGAGCCGCAGCGGCTGTTTCAGGGCTTCAAGCGGGATCTGGTGGCGGAGTTTGTCCCCCCACCGCGGATTCTCGATGGGGAGCGCTACGACGCCGAGAGGGTGGCTCAGGCTTTTTTGCAGGCGGTGATGGAAGCCGTCCAGCAAGAATACCTGCAGCCGCAACAGGTGGTGTTTACCGCTCCCGTCGGCTCCTTTGAGCGCTACTTGAACTGGCTGCGGGGGGTGGCCGGGGATCCCGTTCAAATTGTGGACGAGGCCACTGCCGCTGCCCTGGGCTATGCGGTCGGCCAGCCGGGATCCGTGGTGCTGGTGGTGGATTTCGGCGGCGGCACCCTGGATCTCAGCCTGGTGCGCACCCTTGCCCCCCAGCCGGGCAACCCCGTCCTCAAGGCAGAGGTGATCGCCAAGGCCGACGCCTACGTGGGCGGGGTGGATATCGACATCTGGATAGCCGAATACCTGCTGGGGCAACTGGGGCTGAGCCGGCAGCAGCTGGGGGCCCTGAGCTGGATGACGCTTTTGGAGCAGGCAGAACAGCTCAAGATCGCCCTTTCTGCCCAGCCGGAGGCTGTGGGCAGTTGGTTCGACGACGAGACTCTAACTGCCTATGAGCTGCGCTTGAATCGGCAGGCGCTGGAGGAGATTTTAGAAACCCACCAGCTCCTCGACCAGATCCGCCAGTGCCTAGACGAGGTGCTGCTCAGCGCCCAGGCAAGGGGAGTGGGCAAAAGCCAAATTGAGCAGGTGCTCCTGGTGGGAGGCAGCTCCCAACTGCCGGCAGTCCAAGAGCTGCTCCGCTCCTACTTCGGCAAAAAGAAAGTCCGCTGCGAGCGCCCCTTCGACGCCGTGGCCCTGGGCGCTCTGCAGATGGGCCGCCAGGTCAAGCTCGAGGATCGCCTGCACCACAGCTACGCCATCCGCCTCTGGGATCCCTGGCAAAAAAGTTACATCTACTATCCCCTCTTCGAGCGGGGCAGCCCCTACCCTTGCCGACGCTCCGAGCCCTTGATCTTGCAGGTGGCCAACGATGGCCAGACCGAAATTCGACTCGATGTGGGGGAAGTGGCCCAGGTGGCCCAGGCTGAGGTGGTCTATGACGAGCTGGGGCGCATGAGCAGCCGCCAACTTACCCGACAAACCGATTTTCGATCCCTGGGTGCTGAGCCGGCTTGTCTGGCCCGCCTGCAGCCCCCAGGTCGGGCAGGAGAAGATCGCCTCAAGGTGGAATTTGCCGTCGATGCCTCGCGGCGGCTGTTGGCCACTATCTTCGACTTGCAAACCCAGCAGCTTTTGGTAGAAGCCCAGCCCGTAGCCACCCTGAGTTAG
- a CDS encoding RNA-guided endonuclease InsQ/TnpB family protein translates to MRISSPSCTASAVGSTDSENTGLQSRKIRIYPEPALAKVWKRWQAACRYCYNQAIAYQRQHGAPKTARKLRDIILRSDLPGWVKDVPCHIKQNAVVEAWLAFRRSKDARFRSVRDRSHTLQFNAGNFRNGTWYPKLTRGLAFRASEEMPREWARGTELMRVKDRWYAIFPEPVNEQCSLAKGVIALDPGVRSFLTGFDGAGFVDIAKGDFGRIVRLCYHLDDLQSRLSKAPRSKRRRMRQAAFRLRERIRNLVDECHRKVAAFLTDNYRLIFLPTFESAKMVAKAGRKFGSKTARAMLTWAHYRFKQFLKFQAKKKNVVVVEVSEAYTSKTCTKCGHIHTKLGGAKVFRCPKCNHRLPRDWQGALGVMLRALRDTAFLFGLRPANAVASASRSNNGNGQNAIASPLSSNAQQCSA, encoded by the coding sequence TTGAGGATATCCTCACCATCCTGCACTGCTTCAGCAGTCGGCTCTACGGACTCAGAAAATACCGGGCTGCAATCGAGAAAGATACGGATTTATCCGGAGCCAGCGCTGGCTAAAGTTTGGAAGCGGTGGCAAGCGGCGTGCCGGTACTGCTACAACCAAGCGATTGCCTATCAGCGCCAGCATGGTGCCCCAAAAACGGCCAGAAAGCTGCGGGACATCATCCTGCGCTCCGACCTGCCCGGGTGGGTGAAGGACGTCCCTTGCCACATCAAGCAGAACGCGGTCGTCGAGGCGTGGTTGGCGTTCCGCCGAAGCAAAGACGCGAGGTTTCGCAGTGTGCGGGACAGGTCGCATACGCTGCAATTCAACGCCGGCAACTTTCGCAATGGGACGTGGTATCCGAAACTCACCCGAGGTTTGGCGTTCCGTGCATCCGAGGAGATGCCCAGAGAATGGGCACGCGGAACTGAGCTAATGCGGGTGAAAGACAGATGGTATGCCATCTTTCCTGAGCCCGTGAACGAGCAGTGTTCGTTAGCAAAGGGGGTGATCGCACTTGATCCTGGAGTAAGAAGCTTCCTTACAGGGTTTGATGGGGCGGGCTTTGTAGATATCGCCAAGGGGGACTTTGGCAGGATCGTTCGGCTGTGCTACCACCTAGACGATCTGCAATCTAGGCTGAGTAAAGCACCGAGATCCAAGCGTAGGCGAATGCGGCAAGCGGCGTTTCGTCTGCGGGAGAGAATCAGGAACTTGGTGGACGAGTGCCATCGCAAGGTAGCGGCGTTCCTAACGGATAACTACCGATTGATATTCCTCCCCACTTTCGAGTCAGCCAAGATGGTTGCCAAGGCAGGGAGGAAGTTTGGTAGCAAGACAGCAAGGGCGATGCTCACCTGGGCGCACTACCGGTTCAAGCAGTTCCTGAAGTTTCAAGCCAAGAAGAAAAACGTGGTTGTCGTGGAAGTATCGGAAGCGTACACCAGCAAAACCTGTACCAAGTGCGGGCACATCCACACTAAGTTGGGTGGCGCAAAGGTGTTTCGATGCCCAAAGTGCAACCATAGGCTACCACGAGATTGGCAAGGCGCTCTGGGCGTTATGCTCAGGGCTTTGCGGGATACCGCCTTTCTGTTTGGACTCCGTCCCGCTAACGCGGTCGCGTCAGCATCGCGTAGTAACAACGGAAACGGACAGAATGCTATCGCTTCACCGCTGAGCAGTAATGCTCAGCAGTGTTCAGCGTAA
- a CDS encoding IS607-like element ISSoc2 family transposase, with product MARYVKPREAADYFGVCLHTLRRWEQKGWIHAVRTPSGRARRYDLDSYIGLRPADANRAPKKDKRVVLYARVSSRGQKPDLERQIARLVDLYPGAEVVGEVGGGLDFKRPKFLALLERVRAGDIGTIVVAHRDRLCRFGFEFVEWYCRQYGCEILVLDDDHLSPQQELVEDILTILHCFSSRLYGLRKYRAAIEKDTDLSGASAG from the coding sequence ATGGCTAGATATGTAAAACCGAGAGAAGCGGCGGATTATTTTGGGGTGTGTCTCCACACTTTGAGGCGATGGGAACAGAAGGGCTGGATCCATGCAGTACGTACACCATCTGGTAGAGCGAGAAGGTATGACCTCGACAGCTACATTGGCCTCCGGCCCGCTGACGCGAACAGAGCGCCCAAGAAGGACAAACGAGTCGTTTTGTACGCCCGAGTCAGCAGTCGAGGGCAGAAACCAGACTTGGAGAGACAGATTGCAAGACTGGTTGACCTCTATCCTGGAGCCGAAGTGGTCGGAGAGGTTGGCGGCGGTCTCGACTTCAAAAGACCAAAGTTCCTTGCCTTATTGGAACGAGTTCGTGCAGGAGATATCGGAACGATTGTGGTCGCTCACCGGGATCGACTCTGCCGGTTTGGATTTGAGTTCGTTGAGTGGTACTGCCGTCAATACGGGTGCGAAATCTTGGTTCTCGATGACGATCACCTTTCTCCCCAACAGGAACTGGTTGAGGATATCCTCACCATCCTGCACTGCTTCAGCAGTCGGCTCTACGGACTCAGAAAATACCGGGCTGCAATCGAGAAAGATACGGATTTATCCGGAGCCAGCGCTGGCTAA
- a CDS encoding ATP-dependent helicase has translation MVSLADSPFPQVTLRPEQQRALAYRSGPLGIAAVPGSGKTFILELLIADLILNRGVPPERIGVFTYMRSARSNLINRINQRLQQAGYPDRFTQAFTLHSLALRVLREVPGPWEELSILEEYEQERLLSRLCRAWLAHHTHLWEPLIPAEKPHKVVRNRLRFRRSFQQMVRAVISTAKNLRLGPEAIPTTTQGYLGWAAPIYAAYQAELRRLGKLDYDDLGWQAVELIERDPALRQQVQNWYDYLFEDEAQDSSPLQEELLRLLSQRTGNLVRVGDPNQSIMGTFTTAEPRLFRAFCQANPQVTLKESSRSAPQILELANRLVDWVNQKHPIPALRTALAPQHICPASAGGLNPPASEGEVVFRRVVGSPEQELQEVTRWALAAAQAFPDQTVAILVTTNELGGKALDYLRELGAEQVIDLLRGNPSQRRVLLQLKGIIDWLAQPISSARLAAAVDHLADWAGIPRLELGPMLDWIRASLPERLLFPQFGEAPTLPDSPSWQNLGRLLRILAGWLRAGRSPWPEVLNVIVQSLYRKPEELFVGCYVIDQLEQVLGSLPEVDWQEIAQELRVILDRRLNNLPSEIFAFNPEPGSITVTTLHRAKGLEWDQVFIPQVSAYEFPTYSEERPVGLRFLEDVDMRAEALAQLRQLSRRSCWEQQADSATEQAFLDLAAERLRLLYVGITRSKRRLTLSVSSQSRFGEEQSASLVFRVLSRPCEAS, from the coding sequence ATGGTGAGCTTGGCAGATTCTCCTTTTCCCCAAGTCACGTTGCGTCCAGAACAGCAACGGGCATTGGCGTATCGGTCGGGGCCTCTGGGGATCGCGGCAGTTCCGGGGAGCGGCAAGACGTTTATCCTGGAGCTGCTAATCGCCGATCTCATCCTGAATCGCGGCGTTCCACCGGAGCGCATTGGGGTGTTCACCTACATGCGTTCGGCGCGAAGCAATTTGATCAACCGCATCAACCAACGCCTGCAACAGGCGGGCTATCCGGATCGCTTTACCCAAGCCTTCACCTTGCACTCGCTGGCGCTGCGGGTGTTGCGGGAGGTTCCCGGCCCTTGGGAAGAGCTGTCCATCCTGGAGGAATATGAACAGGAGCGCCTGCTCAGCCGTCTCTGCCGCGCCTGGCTCGCCCACCACACCCACCTCTGGGAGCCCTTGATCCCTGCCGAGAAGCCCCACAAGGTGGTCCGAAACCGGCTGCGGTTTCGACGCAGCTTCCAGCAGATGGTGCGGGCGGTGATCAGCACGGCCAAGAATCTGCGTCTGGGGCCGGAGGCGATCCCCACAACTACTCAGGGCTATCTGGGCTGGGCGGCCCCCATCTATGCTGCCTACCAAGCGGAGCTGCGTCGCCTGGGCAAGCTGGACTACGACGACCTGGGCTGGCAGGCAGTGGAGCTAATCGAGCGCGACCCGGCCCTGCGGCAGCAGGTGCAAAATTGGTACGACTACCTATTCGAGGACGAGGCCCAGGACAGCTCCCCCCTCCAAGAAGAGCTGCTGCGGCTGCTCAGCCAGCGCACCGGCAACCTGGTACGGGTCGGGGATCCCAACCAAAGCATCATGGGCACCTTCACCACCGCCGAGCCGCGGCTGTTTCGCGCCTTTTGTCAGGCCAATCCCCAGGTGACGTTGAAAGAGTCCAGCCGCAGCGCCCCCCAGATCCTGGAGTTGGCCAACCGCCTGGTGGACTGGGTGAACCAGAAGCACCCCATCCCAGCCCTGCGCACCGCCCTGGCTCCCCAGCACATTTGCCCGGCCAGCGCTGGCGGCCTAAATCCCCCGGCCAGCGAAGGGGAGGTGGTGTTTCGCCGGGTAGTCGGATCCCCGGAGCAGGAGCTGCAGGAGGTGACGCGGTGGGCCCTGGCAGCCGCCCAGGCTTTTCCCGACCAGACGGTGGCCATTCTGGTCACCACCAACGAGCTGGGGGGCAAGGCCCTCGACTACCTGCGGGAACTGGGGGCAGAGCAGGTGATCGATCTGTTGCGGGGCAACCCCAGCCAGCGGCGGGTGTTGCTGCAACTCAAGGGAATCATCGACTGGTTGGCCCAGCCCATTTCCTCTGCCCGCTTGGCCGCTGCTGTGGATCACCTGGCCGACTGGGCCGGGATCCCGCGCCTGGAGCTGGGGCCGATGCTGGACTGGATCCGCGCCTCGCTGCCGGAGCGGCTGCTATTTCCCCAGTTTGGGGAAGCCCCCACTTTGCCGGATAGCCCCTCTTGGCAAAACTTGGGCAGGCTGCTGCGCATCCTTGCCGGTTGGCTGCGGGCCGGGCGCTCCCCTTGGCCGGAGGTGCTCAATGTGATTGTCCAAAGCCTCTACCGCAAGCCGGAAGAGCTGTTTGTGGGTTGCTACGTCATCGACCAGTTGGAGCAGGTGCTGGGATCCCTGCCCGAGGTCGATTGGCAGGAGATTGCCCAAGAATTGCGGGTGATTCTGGATCGCCGCCTCAACAACCTGCCCTCGGAGATCTTTGCCTTCAACCCGGAGCCGGGCAGCATCACCGTTACGACTCTGCACCGCGCCAAGGGCTTGGAATGGGATCAGGTGTTCATCCCCCAGGTGTCGGCCTACGAGTTTCCCACCTACTCTGAAGAGCGACCGGTGGGGCTGAGGTTTTTGGAGGATGTCGATATGAGAGCAGAAGCCCTGGCCCAGTTGCGGCAGCTCAGCCGCAGAAGTTGTTGGGAGCAGCAGGCCGACTCGGCCACCGAGCAAGCCTTTTTGGATCTGGCCGCAGAGCGGCTGCGGCTGCTGTACGTGGGCATCACCCGCAGCAAACGGCGGCTTACCCTCTCCGTCTCCAGCCAATCTCGCTTTGGCGAAGAGCAGAGTGCATCGTTGGTGTTTCGCGTGTTGAGCCGCCCTTGCGAGGCAAGTTGA
- the trpB gene encoding tryptophan synthase subunit beta, translating into MTSTPLAAPATWDPLDPQVRPDPRGRFGPFGGRFVPETLMSALTELEEAFEQHWRDPEFRAEFHSLLRDFVGRPSPLYFAQRLTEHYDGPQIYLKREDLNHTGAHKINNALGQVLLAVRMGKRRIIAETGAGQHGVATATVCARFGLECVIYMGAVDMERQAPNVQRMRLLGAEVRGVESGTATLKDALSEAIRDWVTNVETTHYVIGTVAGPHPYPKLVRTFHDVIGQETRQQCQEKWGGLPDVLLACVGGGSNALGLFNEFVRDPQVRLIGIEAAGEGLHTSRHAATLSRGRVGVLHGAMSYLLQDEEGQVQEAHSISAGLDYPGVGPEHSYLKAIGRAEYYAVTDDEAVEALLLLSRLEGIIPALETAHALAYLKTLAPQLGPQQRVVVNCSGRGDKDLNTVFKYLQKRGHSLA; encoded by the coding sequence ATGACCTCAACTCCTCTTGCTGCCCCTGCCACCTGGGATCCCCTTGACCCGCAGGTGCGTCCGGATCCTCGGGGCCGGTTTGGGCCCTTTGGGGGCCGTTTTGTGCCGGAAACCCTGATGAGCGCCCTGACGGAGCTGGAGGAAGCCTTTGAGCAGCATTGGCGGGATCCCGAGTTTCGCGCCGAGTTCCACAGCTTGTTGCGGGATTTTGTCGGTCGGCCCAGCCCCCTCTACTTTGCCCAGCGGCTGACCGAGCACTACGACGGCCCCCAGATCTACCTCAAGCGCGAAGACCTCAACCACACCGGCGCCCACAAGATCAACAACGCCCTCGGCCAAGTGCTGCTGGCGGTGCGCATGGGCAAGCGGCGGATCATCGCCGAGACTGGCGCTGGCCAGCATGGGGTGGCCACGGCAACGGTGTGTGCTCGTTTTGGGTTGGAATGCGTCATCTACATGGGGGCAGTGGACATGGAGCGGCAGGCCCCCAATGTGCAGCGGATGCGCCTGCTGGGCGCTGAGGTAAGGGGGGTCGAATCAGGCACAGCCACCCTCAAAGACGCCCTCTCCGAGGCCATCCGCGACTGGGTAACCAACGTGGAGACCACCCACTACGTCATTGGCACGGTGGCCGGACCCCACCCCTACCCGAAGCTGGTGCGGACCTTTCACGATGTCATCGGCCAGGAGACGCGGCAGCAGTGTCAGGAGAAATGGGGAGGGCTGCCAGACGTGTTGCTGGCCTGTGTGGGCGGCGGCTCCAATGCCCTGGGTCTGTTCAACGAGTTTGTCCGCGATCCCCAGGTGCGGCTCATCGGCATCGAGGCTGCCGGGGAGGGCTTACACACCTCCCGCCACGCCGCCACCCTCAGCCGCGGTCGCGTTGGGGTCTTGCACGGGGCCATGAGCTACCTGCTGCAAGATGAAGAAGGCCAGGTGCAGGAGGCCCATTCCATCAGCGCCGGCTTGGATTACCCCGGCGTGGGGCCGGAGCACAGCTACTTAAAAGCAATTGGGCGAGCCGAGTACTACGCCGTTACCGACGACGAGGCGGTAGAGGCGCTGCTGCTGCTGTCGCGCCTGGAGGGGATCATCCCGGCTTTGGAGACGGCCCATGCCCTGGCCTACCTGAAGACTTTGGCCCCCCAGCTTGGCCCCCAGCAGCGGGTGGTGGTCAACTGCTCCGGGCGGGGCGACAAGGATCTGAACACCGTTTTCAAGTACTTGCAGAAGCGGGGGCATAGCCTAGCCTAG
- a CDS encoding AMMECR1 domain-containing protein, which produces MSTFAIRSLSLLALFLGAGLGLLAGSRPEVSGRVGGIPSPATSSPAGALPRNGGTEGIPAPVQPQPLPKTLPALARQAIAHYFATGQVLPAPEEIPPHWRRPAGVFVTVTREGRPRGCWGSLDPGGEDLARATIRAAVGAVTRDWRYRPLQPGELESASIQVAIVRRVVPIPSLEQVDPTRMGLFIRAGTRGAVLLPGEALTTAWQLSTAKQLAGIPADQPVELFRVEAELLHEF; this is translated from the coding sequence GTGTCCACCTTTGCCATTCGATCGCTCAGCCTGCTGGCCTTGTTTCTGGGGGCAGGGCTAGGGCTGCTGGCCGGATCCCGGCCAGAGGTTTCTGGGCGCGTTGGCGGGATCCCGTCCCCGGCCACGAGTTCCCCGGCAGGCGCCTTGCCCCGCAACGGCGGGACGGAGGGGATCCCTGCTCCCGTCCAGCCGCAACCCTTGCCCAAGACGCTGCCGGCCCTGGCGCGGCAGGCCATCGCCCACTACTTCGCCACTGGCCAGGTGCTGCCTGCTCCAGAAGAGATCCCGCCCCACTGGCGGCGCCCGGCGGGAGTTTTTGTTACGGTGACCAGGGAGGGACGGCCCCGCGGCTGTTGGGGCAGCTTGGATCCCGGCGGCGAGGATCTGGCCAGGGCCACCATCCGGGCGGCGGTGGGAGCTGTTACTCGCGACTGGCGCTATCGGCCCCTGCAACCCGGCGAGCTGGAGTCGGCTTCTATTCAGGTGGCCATCGTGCGACGGGTGGTGCCCATCCCCTCTCTGGAGCAGGTGGATCCCACCCGCATGGGCCTGTTCATTCGCGCGGGGACACGGGGGGCGGTGTTGCTGCCCGGAGAGGCTCTGACGACGGCCTGGCAGCTCTCCACCGCCAAGCAATTGGCCGGGATCCCTGCCGATCAGCCGGTGGAGCTGTTTCGCGTGGAGGCGGAGCTGTTGCATGAGTTCTGA
- the ssuE gene encoding NADPH-dependent FMN reductase produces MPAILLLSGSPGPLSREAAGPPPRSEAILHHAAGILSGLGLTTEFVSVRDLPPEDLVRVNFESPHLQQIQEKVAQAAGIVISAPVYKASYPGVLKALLDLLDQDAFTGKVILPIATGGTLAHLLAIDFAMKPVLAVMGATHILKGIYILSSQIQFEADGTLRLEADIEERLQAGIRALAQAVK; encoded by the coding sequence ATGCCGGCCATCCTCCTGCTCTCCGGTAGTCCTGGCCCTCTTTCTCGGGAAGCCGCTGGCCCGCCACCGCGGTCGGAAGCGATTTTGCACCACGCTGCCGGGATCCTGTCCGGTCTGGGATTGACGACGGAGTTTGTCTCGGTGCGGGATTTGCCGCCAGAGGATCTGGTGCGGGTTAACTTTGAGAGCCCTCACCTCCAGCAGATTCAGGAAAAGGTGGCCCAGGCTGCCGGGATCGTCATCTCTGCTCCTGTCTATAAAGCTTCTTATCCAGGCGTGTTGAAGGCGCTGCTGGATTTGCTAGACCAGGATGCTTTTACCGGCAAGGTGATTCTCCCCATTGCCACCGGGGGAACCCTGGCCCACCTGCTGGCCATCGACTTTGCCATGAAGCCGGTGCTGGCCGTGATGGGCGCAACCCATATCTTGAAAGGGATCTACATCCTCAGCTCGCAGATCCAGTTTGAGGCCGACGGCACCCTGCGGCTGGAGGCCGACATTGAAGAACGTCTGCAAGCAGGGATCCGGGCGCTTGCCCAGGCGGTGAAATAA
- a CDS encoding helix-turn-helix domain-containing protein, with product MAERPLDSWLRERMQAVGLSSWQALQARAGISRRALDQVRQGQWGSLRLEQLQKLAAALEWELGSLLGGGDPSPRGSNTAEAIFSLLQPLLTSYPTVREIARRKPDWPAQNVTALFRSLDALLQQWGYEAIGSPLESVPFDPQLHQPDQPDIRPGDPVYIRFVGYRRKDYILCPAKVSRSLPGGLS from the coding sequence ATGGCCGAGAGACCGCTGGACAGTTGGCTGCGGGAACGGATGCAAGCCGTTGGCCTCTCCTCTTGGCAGGCTCTGCAAGCCCGGGCGGGGATCAGCCGCCGCGCCCTCGATCAGGTGCGCCAAGGGCAGTGGGGATCCCTGCGCCTGGAGCAACTGCAGAAGCTGGCTGCCGCTTTAGAGTGGGAGTTGGGATCCCTGCTTGGCGGTGGCGACCCTAGTCCAAGGGGCTCGAACACTGCAGAAGCGATCTTTTCCCTGCTGCAGCCGCTGCTGACCAGCTACCCCACCGTCCGCGAGATTGCCCGGCGCAAGCCCGATTGGCCGGCCCAAAACGTGACGGCCCTCTTCCGGTCGCTGGATGCCCTGCTGCAGCAGTGGGGGTATGAAGCCATCGGCAGCCCTCTTGAGTCCGTCCCCTTCGACCCGCAACTGCACCAGCCGGATCAGCCGGACATTCGGCCAGGGGATCCCGTCTACATCCGCTTTGTCGGCTACCGCCGGAAAGACTACATCCTCTGCCCGGCCAAAGTCAGCCGCTCGCTGCCCGGAGGATTGAGCTGA
- the nusB gene encoding transcription antitermination factor NusB, with protein MQPRRVARELALLGVNQLPATAAKLSEKQLEDLLLAAIRALQEETHETLSTAAAEIQRSDRLLHESDPLLLAASDAKEEGGARSLTVRLQQAQRHLQRLETALKEANAGDTVQGELLELAHQAQVALSNAGQALEHLEQRLYSVRRILDEVVQLSQKAVNRLGVALSMPELLHIAQAQEVRAYALQLLTALRTHKEAIDARLQGVLVGWQLKRVGRIERDILRLAVVEMEILRSSPDKVAINEAVELAKKYGDPEAAAFVNGVLRRLVDSRMEAPFGRNPSPAGDLRS; from the coding sequence ATGCAACCTCGGCGTGTTGCCCGCGAACTGGCCCTGCTGGGGGTCAACCAACTGCCGGCCACAGCGGCCAAACTGAGCGAAAAACAACTGGAGGACTTGCTGCTGGCAGCCATCCGCGCTCTGCAGGAAGAGACCCATGAAACTCTCTCCACAGCGGCGGCGGAGATCCAGCGCAGCGATCGCCTGTTGCACGAGAGCGATCCCCTGTTATTGGCCGCTTCTGATGCCAAGGAAGAGGGCGGAGCTCGCTCTCTTACTGTCCGCCTTCAGCAGGCCCAACGACATCTGCAACGCTTGGAAACGGCTCTGAAGGAGGCCAACGCCGGCGACACCGTGCAGGGAGAATTGCTGGAGCTGGCCCACCAAGCCCAAGTGGCCCTCAGCAACGCCGGCCAAGCCCTGGAACACCTGGAACAGCGGCTGTACAGCGTCCGCCGCATCCTGGATGAGGTCGTTCAGTTGTCCCAAAAGGCGGTCAACCGGCTGGGAGTTGCCCTCTCCATGCCGGAGCTGTTGCACATTGCCCAAGCTCAAGAGGTACGCGCCTACGCTCTCCAACTGTTGACCGCCCTGCGCACCCATAAGGAGGCTATCGACGCCCGTTTGCAAGGGGTTTTGGTAGGCTGGCAACTGAAGCGGGTGGGGCGGATCGAGCGCGATATCCTGCGCCTGGCGGTAGTGGAAATGGAGATCCTGCGCAGCAGCCCCGACAAGGTCGCCATCAACGAAGCTGTAGAATTGGCCAAAAAATACGGGGATCCGGAGGCCGCCGCTTTTGTCAACGGGGTGCTACGGCGGCTGGTGGACAGCCGCATGGAAGCCCCTTTCGGTCGGAATCCTTCGCCAGCCGGGGATCTCAGAAGCTAG